The genomic interval TTAATTTACCCGGACCACCAAAAGAATTAGAACCTATGTTAATAGATGAAGTTATCCCATATTTAAAAAATAAAATCAATGGGGAAGTATTGAAGAAACAGTATCGTTTAATGCATATTGGTGAATCAAATGCTGAAACAATGATTAAACCCTTATATCAAAAATATCCAAATATTAAGATTGCTCCATATGCTTCTGTTGGAACAATTGATTATATGCTATCAGTTTCTAAAGAAGGCAATGAAGATAGTTTTAATCATTGTTGTCAATCTTTTGAAAGTTATTTAAAGGATTATATCATTGGAGATTGGTCAAATAGTCTTCAAGAAATAATTGTCAAAATACTAACAGAAAAATCACTTACTCTGGCAATCGCTGAAAGTTGTACAGGTGGGATGGTGACTTCATCAATTGTTGATGTTTCAGGAAGTTCTGCCGTCTTAAAAGAGGCGATGGTGACTTATAGTAATGTAGCAAAGGAAAAGAGATTGGGTGTTAAAAAAGAAACCTTGTTGCGTTGTGGGGCTGTTTCTTCAGAAACAGCGCGAGAAATGGCAATAGGTGTAAAAGAAACAAGTCACGCTGATATCGGACTTAGCGTCACAGGAATAGCGGGACCTACAGGTGGTACTAAAGAAAAACCAGTTGGATTAGTCTATACAGCGGTTCATTGGAACGGTCAAACGTATGTTTTTAAAAACAACTTTAATGGTGATCGTTATAAAGTTAGATTGCGTTCAACGATGGAAATATTATATTCATTGTATCAATTGTTAATAAAAACGCTTTAGTTGTGATTTTTTTCTCAATATAATTGAAATAGCAATCAACTAGATTTATAATAGGAATGGAAATGAAAAATGACAAGGAGGAATATAAAATGGCTAAAAAAACAGTGAGAGATGTTGAATTAAAAGGACGTAAGGTATTAGTTCGTGTTGATTTCAATGTACCGATGGATAAAAATACAGGTGATATAACTGATGATAATCGTATTGTTCAAGCATTACCTACCATTCAGTATATTATCGATCAAGGTGGGAAAGTAATTTTATTTTCACATTTAGGAAAAGTGAAAACAGAAGAGGATAAAGCAAAAAAATCTTTAGCACCTGTTGCGAAGAGATTAAGTGAAAAATTAAATAAAGAGGTGCAATTTATACCAGCTACACGTGGACCTATTTTGGAAAAAGCAATTGATGAACTACAAGATGGGAATGTACTATTATTTGAAAATACACGTTTTGAAGATATTGAAGGTAAAAAAGAATCAAAAAATGATCCTGAATTAGGAAAATATTGGGCTAGCTTAGGTGAAATATTTGTTAATGATGCATTTGGTACAGCACATCGTAATCATGCTTCTAATGTTGGAATTGCTTCTAATGTTGAATGTGTTTCAGGATTCTTAATGGAAAAAGAAATTAAATTTATCGGTGGTGCAGTAGATAATCCAGCGCATCCGTATGTTGCGATTCTTGGTGGAGCTAAAGTATCTGACAAAAT from Mycoplasmatota bacterium carries:
- a CDS encoding competence/damage-inducible protein A, which produces MKVAILTIGDEVVSGKIVNTNASYLAKILETNQLIVSRHLAVRDETEEILNGLSYLYQNANVVITTGGLGPTVDDLTKEVCATYFHEEMVLYPHELDHLKSIYEKMNRKMPDINIKQAHFIKNSTVIRNNNGTAPGMIYENKEKVIINLPGPPKELEPMLIDEVIPYLKNKINGEVLKKQYRLMHIGESNAETMIKPLYQKYPNIKIAPYASVGTIDYMLSVSKEGNEDSFNHCCQSFESYLKDYIIGDWSNSLQEIIVKILTEKSLTLAIAESCTGGMVTSSIVDVSGSSAVLKEAMVTYSNVAKEKRLGVKKETLLRCGAVSSETAREMAIGVKETSHADIGLSVTGIAGPTGGTKEKPVGLVYTAVHWNGQTYVFKNNFNGDRYKVRLRSTMEILYSLYQLLIKTL
- a CDS encoding phosphoglycerate kinase, which codes for MAKKTVRDVELKGRKVLVRVDFNVPMDKNTGDITDDNRIVQALPTIQYIIDQGGKVILFSHLGKVKTEEDKAKKSLAPVAKRLSEKLNKEVQFIPATRGPILEKAIDELQDGNVLLFENTRFEDIEGKKESKNDPELGKYWASLGEIFVNDAFGTAHRNHASNVGIASNVECVSGFLMEKEIKFIGGAVDNPAHPYVAILGGAKVSDKIAVIENLLDKADKVLVGGGMMFTFLKAKGYSIGKSLCEDDRIEFAKSLLEKAGNKLVLPIDTLAAKSFSNDTEYRTCSVEDVKADEMGLDIGPKTVELFAKELEGAKTVVWNGPMGVFEMENFAKGTIGVCESIANLEDATTIIGGGDSAAAAIQLGYADRFTHISTGGGASLEYLEGKTLTGVAAISNK